From a region of the Tenggerimyces flavus genome:
- a CDS encoding MmcQ/YjbR family DNA-binding protein: MAVIEDVRALGSELDRSYPVYVHGRLKFRVKQIVYVAFSLDETVMEFAFPKDERAALVAGEPDKFRLPLERDLRFNWVHAELAALDPTEARELVVDAWRFVVPQKVSRAYDLTHPDGPG; the protein is encoded by the coding sequence ATGGCGGTGATCGAGGATGTGCGTGCACTGGGCTCGGAGCTCGACCGCTCCTATCCGGTCTACGTGCACGGGCGGTTGAAGTTCCGGGTCAAGCAGATCGTCTACGTCGCGTTCTCCCTCGACGAGACGGTGATGGAGTTCGCGTTCCCCAAGGACGAACGCGCCGCGCTCGTCGCCGGCGAGCCGGACAAGTTCCGGCTGCCGTTGGAACGGGATCTGCGGTTCAACTGGGTCCACGCGGAACTCGCCGCCCTGGACCCGACCGAGGCCCGCGAGCTCGTCGTGGACGCGTGGCGGTTCGTGGTCCCCCAGAAGGTCTCCCGCGCCTACGACCTCACCCATCCAGACGGTCCGGGCTGA
- a CDS encoding TetR/AcrR family transcriptional regulator, whose translation MTTTITRPSPGPRERLLLAGQHLFYAHGVAVGVDLLLREAKVARRSLYEHFGGKDGLVAAVLHRAAEEDLAWYDAALAGADEPRERLLGIFDRLDELVENDEFRGCRYFASDVALEDPGHPAHAETKAFRRRLRERLIRELEELDHADPERAADQLHLLIEGTLVMGATQDDRHPARAARAMAALVLG comes from the coding sequence ATGACCACGACCATCACGAGACCGAGCCCGGGACCGCGGGAGCGACTGCTCCTGGCCGGTCAGCACCTCTTCTACGCGCACGGCGTCGCGGTCGGGGTCGACCTGCTCCTGAGAGAGGCGAAGGTCGCCCGCCGGTCGCTCTACGAGCACTTCGGCGGCAAGGACGGGCTGGTGGCCGCGGTCCTGCACCGCGCGGCCGAGGAGGACCTCGCGTGGTACGACGCCGCGCTGGCCGGCGCGGACGAGCCGCGCGAGCGACTGCTCGGCATCTTCGACCGGCTCGACGAGCTCGTCGAGAACGACGAGTTCCGCGGCTGCCGTTATTTCGCGAGCGACGTCGCCCTCGAGGATCCCGGCCATCCGGCCCATGCCGAGACCAAGGCGTTCCGCCGGCGGCTTCGAGAGCGCCTGATCCGTGAGTTGGAGGAGCTGGACCATGCCGACCCTGAGCGCGCGGCGGACCAGCTGCACCTGCTGATCGAGGGCACCCTGGTGATGGGAGCGACCCAGGACGACCGGCACCCTGCGCGCGCCGCGCGCGCCATGGCAGCCCTGGTGCTCGGATGA
- a CDS encoding aminoglycoside phosphotransferase family protein: protein MDRSEITVDVAARLVAEQFPQWADLPVRPVKLNGWDNFTFRLGDAMSVRMPSGEGYVGQVAKEQRWLPLLASRLPVPIPSPVALGQPNAEYPWPWSVYRWIEGTRASTSGLTDFDGFAKQVAGFLTALQSIDGTDGPPYGQHSAERGGPVGYWDEWTRRSIEVLKDEIDAPAATACWETALASQWERPPVWVHGDLTASNLLVSDGALNAVIDFGCSCVGDPACDLLMAWNFFDDESARTFRDGLALDEATWQRGRGWALWKTLITIDGAREDGADPRVRGERMGWRFTPHEIVERILQDS, encoded by the coding sequence ATGGACAGAAGCGAGATCACCGTCGACGTCGCGGCCCGGCTGGTCGCCGAGCAGTTCCCGCAGTGGGCCGACCTGCCCGTACGGCCGGTCAAGTTGAACGGCTGGGACAACTTCACGTTCCGGCTCGGCGACGCCATGTCGGTCCGAATGCCGAGCGGCGAGGGGTACGTCGGGCAGGTCGCGAAGGAGCAACGGTGGTTGCCGTTGCTCGCCTCGCGGCTGCCGGTCCCGATCCCGTCACCTGTCGCTCTGGGCCAACCGAACGCGGAGTATCCCTGGCCTTGGTCGGTCTACCGCTGGATCGAAGGCACGCGCGCGAGCACGAGCGGACTGACGGACTTCGACGGTTTCGCCAAGCAGGTCGCGGGATTCCTCACCGCGCTGCAGTCGATCGACGGCACCGACGGACCGCCCTACGGCCAGCACAGCGCGGAGCGAGGCGGCCCGGTCGGCTACTGGGACGAGTGGACGCGGCGTTCGATCGAGGTGCTGAAGGACGAGATCGACGCCCCGGCTGCAACGGCGTGCTGGGAGACCGCGCTGGCCAGCCAGTGGGAGCGCCCGCCGGTGTGGGTCCACGGCGATCTCACGGCCTCGAACCTCCTGGTCTCCGACGGTGCCCTGAACGCGGTCATCGACTTCGGCTGCTCGTGCGTCGGCGACCCGGCCTGCGACCTGCTGATGGCGTGGAACTTCTTCGACGACGAGAGCGCCAGGACGTTCCGCGACGGTCTCGCGTTGGACGAGGCCACCTGGCAGCGTGGCCGCGGCTGGGCCTTGTGGAAGACGCTGATCACGATTGACGGCGCCCGCGAGGACGGCGCGGACCCGCGCGTGCGGGGCGAACGGATGGGCTGGCGGTTCACCCCGCACGAGATCGTCGAACGGATCCTCCAGGACAGCTGA
- a CDS encoding helix-turn-helix transcriptional regulator yields the protein MLEAIGLNEQEEVVYDALVRRAQATVTELAEECRLPESATRRILTGMVELGLVIRLDGRPTRYVTVSPDTGVEAIVRERERALHDVRSHVPALMKMYRAGARFAHPGELVEVISGRGEVMQRWVHMQQQTRHQMRGFDRPPYATPQAHIESNAVELDLLKGGVNYRVIYDQTVLELPGWLDDVKNGLRLGEQARIATELPMKLAISDDRLAIIPLLRDGDNVLTASYLIHPSPLLDALIALFEASWDRSVPVRLAASGVERVERGLPDELSQEEASLLTLLAAGATDKAASRALGLSERTVQRHITKLMDRLGARTRFQVAMEATRRGWI from the coding sequence GTGCTCGAAGCGATTGGGCTGAACGAGCAAGAAGAAGTCGTGTACGACGCGCTCGTACGCCGTGCCCAGGCCACGGTGACCGAGCTCGCCGAGGAGTGCCGGCTGCCGGAATCGGCCACCCGCCGAATCCTCACCGGCATGGTCGAGCTCGGCCTGGTGATCCGGCTGGACGGCCGGCCGACGCGGTACGTCACTGTGTCGCCCGACACCGGCGTCGAGGCGATCGTGCGGGAACGCGAACGAGCGCTGCACGACGTTCGTTCGCACGTGCCGGCGCTGATGAAGATGTACCGCGCGGGTGCGCGCTTCGCCCACCCCGGCGAACTGGTCGAGGTGATCTCGGGGCGCGGCGAGGTCATGCAGCGCTGGGTCCACATGCAGCAGCAGACGCGTCATCAGATGCGCGGCTTCGACCGGCCACCGTACGCGACGCCGCAGGCACACATCGAGTCGAACGCGGTCGAGCTCGACCTGCTCAAGGGCGGCGTCAACTACCGCGTGATCTACGACCAGACCGTGCTCGAGCTGCCCGGCTGGCTGGACGATGTCAAGAACGGCTTGCGGCTCGGCGAGCAGGCCCGCATCGCGACCGAGCTCCCCATGAAGCTCGCGATCTCCGACGACCGGCTCGCGATCATCCCGCTGCTCCGCGACGGCGACAACGTGCTGACGGCGTCGTACCTGATCCACCCGTCGCCGCTGCTCGACGCGCTGATCGCGCTGTTCGAGGCCAGCTGGGACCGCAGCGTTCCCGTCCGGCTGGCGGCGTCCGGGGTGGAGCGGGTCGAACGCGGGCTGCCGGACGAGCTCTCGCAGGAGGAGGCGAGCCTGCTCACGTTGCTGGCCGCCGGCGCGACGGACAAGGCGGCCAGTCGCGCGCTGGGGTTGAGCGAACGGACGGTCCAGCGGCACATCACCAAGTTGATGGACCGGCTCGGCGCGCGGACCAGGTTCCAGGTCGCGATGGAGGCGACCCGGCGCGGGTGGATCTGA
- a CDS encoding S8 family serine peptidase — MSLSVARHRGQYTLLYVWFAAVLLAALMPGTAEAAPPDPRSPAVLAKVDPALRGQLTQRAGTIEAIVTLRADPTPGAPADLAAFAEATQAELVDRVRGAGDEVVATFWLKNMVLVKAKPSTLEALTALESVEKIIPNFELTRPEPQPGKDIRAAAAATWGLSKIGADRVQAERGLTGEGVRVAVLDTGIDPAHPDLAGKLVTDDPNDPEFPGGWIEFDDDGQPIHSTPHDSSFHGTHVAGTIAGGDKSGTQIGVAPGAELMAGLVIPAGSGTIAQVIAGMQWAIAPFDADGNPAGRPADVVSMSLGAEGHADELVEPARNILAAGSFPSFAIGNDCLADSSSSPGNVFESVAVGATDSNDNVAGFSCGEVVAKTDWIDAPAEWPDSYVVPDLSAPGVDVLSAMPGGEYASFNGTSMATPHVSGTVALMLQARHDLSVEDVLEILIGTAVADDRYGALPNPRYGYGRIDAYAAVAEASLTSGIRGTVRDDTSGRSLAGVTVERLDDGRTVSTDAQGRFEFRLAAGTYDLRLSRFGYYPSTERVVVKANGYTDVTLELDPTRRGTISGRVVYGPTGSTVPGTTVRVLDVPDSLVSLTDRSGRYTIEDVPEGTYQVVASAPGISSSAPASVRVRGSVRKDLTLPRPFPTERVSLASDGRQANGTTWWPKLSADGTTIAYGSTSSNLVEGDTNVEWDTFVTDLRTGETERVSVSSDGQQGNSFSLTPTLSADGRYVGYNSGATNLVAGDTNGQTDSFVFDRQTRTTTRVSVASDGGQSDGLSSPPSFSADGRYVVITSDATNLAPGDTNNATDVFVHDRQTGTTERVSVESAGGQGDLASREGSISGDGRYVTFHSDATNLVAGDTNATTDVFVHDRTTGVSERVPAPRAGEAREPVISANGNVVVFGNRTGFASGQLFAYDRAAGTTEQLSVAVDGGDANDSAYAPSLSADGRTVAFYSFASNLAPGSTEWKAEVYLRDRTARTTARVSMGPGEVLGDGWSELPTISGDGRYVAFQSAAANLVTGDTNRASDIFVHDRVAGPQARFALTGLTISPREARGGRPVHVTAWLKNVGEAAGPYQAMLRVDGSIDQRRTVQVGAGREVRVSFDVRRTVRGTYTVQLGQLSGQFTVGR, encoded by the coding sequence ATGTCGCTGTCCGTCGCCCGGCATCGCGGGCAGTACACGTTGCTGTACGTCTGGTTCGCCGCGGTGCTCCTCGCCGCCCTCATGCCCGGGACCGCCGAGGCCGCGCCCCCTGACCCGCGAAGCCCGGCGGTCCTGGCCAAGGTCGACCCCGCACTGCGCGGGCAGCTCACCCAACGTGCCGGCACGATCGAGGCGATCGTGACGCTGCGGGCGGATCCGACGCCCGGCGCGCCCGCCGACCTCGCCGCGTTCGCCGAGGCGACGCAGGCGGAGCTCGTCGACCGGGTACGCGGTGCCGGCGACGAGGTCGTCGCCACGTTCTGGCTGAAGAACATGGTCCTCGTCAAGGCCAAGCCGTCGACCCTCGAAGCGCTGACCGCGCTGGAGTCGGTCGAGAAGATCATCCCGAACTTCGAGCTGACCCGGCCCGAACCGCAACCAGGCAAGGACATCCGCGCTGCCGCCGCCGCGACGTGGGGGCTGAGCAAGATCGGCGCCGACCGCGTCCAGGCCGAACGTGGCCTCACCGGCGAGGGCGTACGGGTCGCCGTTCTCGACACCGGCATCGACCCCGCGCACCCCGACCTGGCCGGCAAGCTCGTCACCGACGATCCGAACGACCCCGAGTTCCCCGGCGGCTGGATCGAGTTCGACGACGACGGCCAGCCGATCCACTCCACGCCGCACGACAGCAGCTTCCACGGCACCCACGTCGCCGGAACGATCGCCGGCGGAGACAAGTCCGGCACCCAGATCGGCGTCGCTCCCGGCGCGGAGCTGATGGCTGGCCTGGTGATCCCGGCCGGCTCCGGCACGATCGCGCAGGTCATCGCCGGCATGCAGTGGGCGATCGCCCCGTTCGACGCCGACGGCAACCCGGCCGGGCGACCGGCCGACGTCGTGAGCATGTCGCTCGGCGCGGAAGGGCACGCCGACGAGCTGGTCGAGCCGGCCCGCAACATCCTCGCCGCCGGATCGTTCCCGTCGTTCGCGATCGGGAACGACTGCCTGGCCGACTCCTCGAGCAGCCCGGGCAACGTCTTCGAGTCCGTCGCAGTTGGAGCGACCGACAGCAACGACAACGTGGCCGGGTTCTCCTGCGGCGAGGTGGTCGCGAAGACCGACTGGATCGACGCTCCGGCGGAGTGGCCGGACTCGTACGTCGTCCCGGACCTCTCCGCGCCCGGCGTGGACGTGCTTTCCGCCATGCCTGGTGGGGAATACGCGTCGTTCAACGGAACGTCGATGGCCACACCGCACGTGTCCGGGACCGTCGCGTTGATGTTGCAGGCCCGACACGATCTGAGCGTCGAGGACGTGCTGGAGATCCTCATCGGGACGGCGGTCGCCGACGACCGCTACGGTGCCCTGCCGAATCCGCGGTACGGCTATGGCCGGATCGACGCGTACGCGGCCGTCGCCGAGGCCAGCCTGACCAGTGGCATCCGCGGAACCGTCCGCGACGACACGTCCGGCCGCAGCCTCGCCGGCGTGACCGTCGAGCGGCTCGACGACGGGCGCACGGTGTCGACGGACGCGCAGGGGAGGTTCGAGTTTCGGCTCGCCGCGGGAACGTATGACCTGCGGCTCAGCCGGTTCGGCTACTACCCCTCGACCGAGCGGGTCGTCGTGAAGGCGAACGGCTACACCGACGTCACGCTCGAGCTCGACCCGACGAGGCGAGGCACGATCAGCGGTCGCGTCGTCTACGGGCCGACCGGATCGACCGTTCCGGGAACGACCGTCCGCGTGCTCGACGTGCCCGATTCCCTTGTGAGCCTGACGGATCGCAGCGGCCGCTATACGATCGAGGACGTGCCCGAAGGCACCTATCAGGTGGTCGCGAGCGCACCGGGCATCTCCTCGTCCGCTCCGGCATCGGTCCGGGTGCGCGGCTCCGTGCGGAAGGACCTCACGCTGCCGCGACCGTTCCCCACCGAGCGCGTGTCGCTCGCGTCCGACGGTCGGCAGGCGAACGGCACCACCTGGTGGCCCAAGCTGAGCGCGGACGGGACCACGATCGCGTACGGCAGCACGTCCTCCAACCTCGTGGAGGGCGACACGAACGTCGAGTGGGACACGTTCGTCACCGACCTGCGCACCGGCGAGACCGAGCGGGTGTCGGTGTCCTCGGATGGCCAACAGGGCAACAGTTTCTCGCTCACCCCGACGCTCAGCGCGGACGGCCGGTACGTCGGCTACAACAGCGGTGCCACGAACCTTGTTGCGGGCGACACGAACGGGCAGACCGACAGCTTCGTGTTCGACCGGCAGACCCGGACGACCACTCGCGTGTCCGTCGCCTCCGACGGCGGCCAGTCCGACGGGCTGTCCTCGCCGCCGTCGTTCTCCGCCGATGGTCGGTACGTGGTGATCACCAGCGACGCGACGAACCTCGCCCCCGGCGACACCAACAACGCGACCGACGTGTTCGTGCACGATCGGCAGACCGGCACGACCGAACGGGTCTCGGTCGAATCGGCCGGTGGGCAAGGCGATCTGGCCTCCCGCGAGGGCTCGATCAGCGGCGACGGCCGGTACGTCACGTTCCACAGCGACGCGACGAACCTGGTCGCCGGCGACACGAACGCCACCACCGACGTCTTCGTGCACGACCGGACGACTGGCGTCTCCGAGCGCGTCCCGGCGCCGCGAGCCGGGGAGGCCCGCGAGCCGGTGATCTCGGCGAACGGCAACGTGGTGGTGTTCGGCAACCGCACCGGGTTCGCCTCAGGCCAGTTGTTCGCGTACGACCGGGCCGCCGGGACGACCGAGCAGCTCTCGGTCGCCGTCGACGGCGGCGACGCGAACGACTCCGCGTACGCGCCGTCCCTGAGTGCGGACGGTCGGACGGTCGCGTTCTACAGCTTCGCCTCGAACCTCGCGCCGGGCAGCACCGAGTGGAAGGCGGAGGTGTACCTCCGGGACCGCACCGCGCGGACCACGGCGCGGGTGTCGATGGGTCCGGGCGAGGTGCTCGGAGACGGCTGGTCGGAGCTGCCCACGATCAGCGGCGACGGGCGGTATGTCGCGTTCCAGAGTGCGGCGGCGAACCTCGTCACCGGTGACACGAACCGGGCGTCGGACATCTTCGTCCACGACCGGGTCGCCGGGCCGCAGGCGCGGTTCGCTCTTACCGGGTTGACGATCAGCCCGCGTGAGGCGCGCGGTGGCCGCCCCGTGCACGTCACCGCCTGGCTGAAGAACGTCGGCGAGGCGGCCGGCCCGTACCAGGCCATGCTGCGCGTCGACGGCTCGATCGACCAGCGCCGAACGGTGCAGGTCGGGGCTGGCCGCGAGGTGCGGGTGTCGTTCGACGTTCGGCGCACCGTGCGCGGGACGTACACCGTCCAGCTTGGACAGCTCTCCGGGCAGTTCACCGTGGGGCGTTGA
- a CDS encoding DUF4432 family protein, whose protein sequence is MRNWGARVHEIRLQGLRAVVLENELLRVTILADKGTDVVEFNAKREDLDFVWWTADGLRGAPADFFDGYEGGWQEVLPNGGPPVEHRGARFDQHGEVAGLPWDYAIVEDTEEVVSVRFSVRARRVPLHVVKTMTLRSGAAALSIVEEATNESPVPIDAMWGHHLTFGRPFAGPGCEVRLPDGLDVHAHDGAVNPSGVRRLSGDPAAVDWSVLPEPGTPSELLYLTGFGEVGQYDVVDPQRALGLRVRWDATTMPWLWFWQEFGAHRDYPWYGRNYNIGLEPFSSYPSNGLPDAVANGTALVIEPHGTVRNWLEATVVVQDGDWKPMTR, encoded by the coding sequence ATGCGCAACTGGGGTGCACGCGTCCACGAGATCCGACTGCAGGGGCTGCGGGCCGTCGTGCTCGAGAACGAGCTGCTGCGGGTGACCATTCTCGCCGACAAGGGCACCGATGTCGTGGAGTTCAACGCCAAACGCGAGGACCTCGACTTCGTCTGGTGGACCGCCGACGGGCTGCGCGGTGCGCCGGCCGACTTCTTCGACGGCTACGAGGGCGGCTGGCAGGAGGTGCTGCCGAACGGCGGTCCGCCCGTCGAGCATCGCGGCGCGCGGTTCGACCAGCACGGCGAGGTCGCCGGCCTGCCCTGGGACTACGCGATCGTCGAGGACACCGAAGAGGTCGTGAGCGTGCGCTTCTCGGTGCGCGCGCGCCGCGTCCCCCTGCACGTGGTCAAGACGATGACGCTGCGGTCCGGCGCGGCCGCGTTGTCGATCGTGGAGGAGGCGACGAACGAGTCGCCGGTGCCGATCGACGCGATGTGGGGCCACCACCTCACGTTCGGCCGCCCGTTCGCCGGACCCGGGTGCGAGGTCCGGCTGCCGGACGGCCTCGACGTGCACGCGCACGACGGCGCGGTCAACCCGTCCGGTGTCCGTCGGTTGTCGGGCGATCCGGCGGCGGTCGACTGGAGCGTGCTGCCCGAGCCGGGGACGCCGAGTGAACTGCTCTACCTGACCGGGTTCGGTGAGGTGGGCCAGTACGACGTTGTCGATCCACAGCGCGCGTTGGGTCTTCGGGTGCGCTGGGACGCGACGACGATGCCTTGGCTGTGGTTCTGGCAGGAGTTCGGCGCGCACCGCGACTATCCCTGGTACGGCAGGAACTACAACATCGGCCTGGAACCGTTCTCCTCCTACCCGTCGAACGGCCTCCCCGACGCCGTGGCCAACGGCACCGCGCTGGTGATCGAGCCGCACGGCACCGTGCGGAACTGGCTGGAGGCGACCGTCGTCGTGCAGGACGGCGACTGGAAGCCGATGACGCGCTAG
- a CDS encoding GDSL-type esterase/lipase family protein has product MISPYESIQLSEPRSFAGQTVRQVLRLAGGGERFRVRLTSLYGRAPLVVGRAVAGDQVLTFGGAKEVVIPPGEEAVADPVDQPVAAGSDLVLSLELPEETGLATYSHMPMENAQVGDAEPVHGRFFVSGVDVLVPDGTAIGVAFGDSWFEGVGSTIGANHRSVDFLNRRLPRGWIVNQGIAGNRLLRDEIGQHGLARFDRDVLSIPGVAHVLVHFGINDLGLPGMAGEPPASAADLVAGFESLAKRARDAGLRILAATIGPYGNAIYPGVSSPEGLAIRREVNEWIRTTDTFDAVFDVASAVEDPEVPDTIHPAFDSGDGMHLNDEGAEAMANAVDLRTLEL; this is encoded by the coding sequence GTGATCAGTCCGTACGAGTCGATCCAGCTCTCCGAGCCGCGGTCGTTCGCCGGCCAAACCGTGCGGCAGGTGCTGCGGCTGGCGGGCGGTGGTGAGCGGTTCCGGGTACGGCTGACCAGCCTGTACGGGCGCGCCCCGCTGGTCGTCGGTCGCGCGGTGGCGGGCGATCAGGTGCTGACCTTCGGCGGCGCCAAAGAGGTCGTGATCCCGCCCGGCGAGGAGGCTGTCGCGGACCCGGTCGACCAGCCGGTGGCAGCCGGCTCGGACCTGGTGCTCAGCCTCGAGCTCCCCGAGGAGACCGGGCTCGCGACGTACTCCCATATGCCGATGGAGAACGCCCAGGTCGGCGACGCCGAGCCGGTGCACGGGCGCTTCTTCGTGTCCGGCGTCGACGTGCTCGTCCCGGACGGCACAGCGATCGGGGTGGCGTTCGGCGACTCGTGGTTCGAGGGCGTGGGCTCGACGATCGGCGCGAACCACCGATCGGTGGACTTCCTCAACCGTCGGCTCCCGCGCGGATGGATCGTCAACCAAGGCATCGCCGGGAACCGGCTGCTGCGCGACGAGATCGGCCAGCACGGACTCGCCCGCTTCGACCGCGACGTCCTCTCGATCCCCGGCGTGGCTCACGTGCTCGTGCACTTCGGCATCAACGACCTCGGCCTACCCGGCATGGCCGGCGAGCCGCCCGCGAGCGCCGCCGACCTCGTGGCGGGCTTCGAGTCGCTGGCGAAGCGTGCCCGCGACGCCGGTCTGCGGATCCTCGCCGCGACCATCGGCCCGTACGGCAACGCGATCTACCCGGGCGTGAGCTCGCCCGAGGGCCTCGCGATCCGGCGCGAGGTGAACGAGTGGATCCGCACGACCGACACGTTCGACGCGGTCTTCGACGTGGCCAGCGCGGTCGAGGACCCCGAAGTCCCCGACACCATCCACCCCGCGTTCGACAGCGGCGACGGCATGCACCTCAACGACGAAGGCGCCGAGGCGATGGCCAACGCCGTCGACCTGAGGACGCTCGAGCTCTGA
- a CDS encoding MarR family winged helix-turn-helix transcriptional regulator, which yields MNDALEPRQLEAYFVLMEAVSLLQHSVEQQLRTEGGISYVQFQLLARLAAVDEPLTMTQLADGVVYSRSAVTYQAAQLEEAGLITRASSPDDERATLVTITAAGRALVDRVLPGHVQVIRPMLFDPLTDEDLDQLGHIMTRVRDHMRAQPPRSASRRRPTKPSP from the coding sequence GTGAACGACGCGCTGGAACCCAGGCAGCTCGAGGCGTACTTCGTGCTGATGGAAGCGGTCAGCCTGCTCCAGCACTCTGTCGAACAGCAGCTCCGGACCGAGGGCGGTATCAGCTACGTCCAGTTCCAGCTGCTCGCCAGGCTGGCTGCCGTCGACGAGCCCCTCACCATGACTCAGCTCGCCGACGGCGTTGTCTACAGCCGCAGCGCCGTGACGTACCAGGCCGCCCAGCTGGAGGAGGCCGGCCTCATCACCCGCGCCTCGAGCCCCGACGACGAGCGCGCCACGCTGGTGACGATCACCGCCGCCGGCCGTGCCCTCGTCGACCGCGTCCTGCCCGGCCACGTCCAGGTCATCCGGCCGATGCTGTTCGACCCGCTGACCGACGAGGACCTGGACCAGCTCGGCCACATCATGACCCGCGTCCGCGACCACATGCGCGCCCAGCCGCCCCGCTCCGCCAGCCGCCGCCGGCCTACGAAGCCGAGCCCGTGA
- a CDS encoding isocitrate lyase/PEP mutase family protein, translating into MTTESLKAQADLLRDLHTGELLVLPNVWDATSASIVATAGFPAVATASNAIAGMLGYPDGEGAPWSEMFAAAGRVARSVTVPVTVDAEAGYGMEPRELVDRLLEIGVVGCNLEDTDHRAGGLVDAGKQAAWLASVREAADEAGVPLVVNARVDTFLPPNGVPEGQRIAETVRRGRLYRDAGADCVYPIGVRARADLAELVAGLECPVNGNASDELTLDVLRELGVARVSYGPTFYRSAMAGFENAVKSLLTGSAS; encoded by the coding sequence ATGACCACCGAATCCTTGAAGGCACAAGCCGACCTGCTGCGCGACCTGCATACCGGGGAGCTGTTGGTGCTGCCGAACGTGTGGGACGCGACCAGCGCCTCGATCGTCGCCACGGCGGGGTTCCCGGCCGTCGCGACGGCGAGCAACGCGATCGCGGGGATGCTCGGCTACCCGGATGGCGAGGGCGCGCCCTGGTCGGAGATGTTCGCCGCGGCGGGACGGGTCGCGCGCTCGGTGACGGTTCCCGTGACGGTCGACGCCGAGGCGGGGTACGGGATGGAGCCGCGCGAGCTGGTGGACCGGCTGCTGGAGATCGGCGTGGTGGGCTGCAACCTGGAGGACACCGACCACCGTGCGGGCGGCTTGGTGGACGCCGGGAAGCAGGCGGCGTGGCTGGCTTCGGTCCGTGAGGCGGCGGACGAGGCGGGCGTGCCGCTCGTCGTGAACGCGCGCGTGGACACGTTCCTGCCCCCCAACGGCGTCCCGGAAGGGCAGCGGATCGCGGAGACGGTCCGGCGCGGACGGCTGTACCGCGACGCGGGCGCGGACTGCGTCTACCCGATCGGCGTGCGTGCGCGGGCCGACCTCGCCGAGCTCGTCGCCGGCTTGGAGTGCCCGGTCAACGGCAACGCGAGCGACGAGCTGACCCTCGACGTGCTGCGGGAGCTGGGAGTGGCGCGGGTGTCGTACGGGCCGACCTTCTACCGTTCCGCGATGGCGGGCTTCGAGAACGCCGTCAAGTCGTTGCTCACGGGCTCGGCTTCGTAG
- a CDS encoding nucleotidyltransferase domain-containing protein, whose product MSWHESAILAIAAVAAERKVEQVWVFGSAASSELDEWSDLDVALVTPHVENANLGWLSGLGTVWAYEVAGNTTRVVLKDGRRIDLVVVPNEDAIPGTKRKRIEVPPADDAPRAAKPEEVPALVNEFRFLAVQAVVKAARHDLLIGTHLALELPRRCLVLAMMLRDREVGTTVHRFGGPRNDLAARALGAAAKPDGILTIVSRARDLFDELATEYWPTYQPDWSPLQALTDHFPASAVSVSPDTTNTVRTGETS is encoded by the coding sequence GTGAGTTGGCACGAGTCGGCCATACTCGCGATCGCGGCGGTGGCAGCCGAACGGAAAGTCGAACAGGTCTGGGTGTTCGGCTCGGCCGCGTCGAGCGAGCTGGACGAGTGGAGCGACCTGGACGTCGCCCTCGTCACCCCGCACGTCGAGAACGCCAACCTTGGTTGGCTGTCCGGCCTCGGCACCGTGTGGGCGTACGAGGTCGCGGGAAACACCACGCGCGTCGTGCTCAAGGACGGCCGCCGGATCGACCTCGTCGTGGTGCCGAACGAGGACGCCATCCCCGGGACCAAGCGGAAGCGGATCGAGGTGCCGCCCGCCGACGACGCTCCAAGGGCGGCCAAGCCCGAGGAGGTGCCGGCCCTCGTCAACGAGTTCCGCTTCCTCGCCGTCCAAGCCGTCGTCAAAGCAGCCCGCCACGACCTGCTCATCGGGACCCACCTCGCGCTCGAGCTGCCGCGCCGCTGCCTGGTGCTCGCGATGATGCTCCGCGACCGCGAGGTCGGCACCACCGTTCACCGCTTCGGCGGCCCGCGGAACGACCTGGCCGCCCGAGCGCTGGGAGCAGCCGCCAAACCCGACGGGATCCTCACCATCGTCAGCCGTGCAAGGGACCTGTTCGACGAACTCGCCACCGAGTACTGGCCGACGTACCAGCCCGACTGGTCCCCGCTCCAGGCTCTGACCGATCACTTTCCGGCCTCGGCGGTGTCTGTATCTCCAGACACGACGAATACCGTCAGAACTGGAGAGACCTCATGA